A region from the Cannabis sativa cultivar Pink pepper isolate KNU-18-1 chromosome 9, ASM2916894v1, whole genome shotgun sequence genome encodes:
- the LOC133031457 gene encoding uncharacterized protein LOC133031457, with protein MVWNNMIMESYDNNAAQEDLQQPGNNTATTSKQQLSAQTMGSAEVETFFLEIGTVSSESTIQQPENNREKTTAVDEDFDFTDYAKLVAAETVQQLENNQEEEEEVDNTEMIIINDKRHETIEKGQIYKDKETLISTLCYFAIKKTFQYKVVKSCTKEYNIVCLDTNCKWSLKATKNGNTETFIIRSYEEEHTCAVTIRFGDQRQATSKLIANFVKPKFLNLKTKFSPADIKAEMKDKYGIKMNYMKAWRSKERAQTQLHGNAKESYNLLPRYLYMLQKTNPGTLIDIEKEDDDSFKYAFVALNAAIKGWSNCKPIIVVDGTFLKAAYGGTLLTANTQDAESKIFPLAFGIVDSENDKSWEWFLKKIKEAFGVREYQCLISDRHESIIKATRKVFPEITHGYCIFHLLSNLKTKFKKNAKHFRVPFFAAAKAYTEMEFEFHMRELDNLDKRIRPYLEKIGHEKWSRYHSENNRYSTMTSNIAEALNPTNLAARETPVTTLMECLRAQMQEWTYNNRKEAQKCTTRLTPSSEKKLIGNYVQSLRLTVKPANQNLFEVIDEDRTRIVNLKEKTCTCNRFQKDEMPCNHAVAVMKDLNINTYNYCAQYYTSKA; from the exons ATGGTGTGGAACAATATGATCATGGAATCGTATGACAACAACGCAGCACAGGAAGACTTGCAGCAACCTGGAAACAACACGGCAACAACTTCCAAGCAACAACTATCTGCGCAGACGATGGGATCTGCTGAAGTTGAAACATTTTTCCTAGAAATAGGAACAGTGTCATCAGAATCAACCATACAACAACCAGAAaacaacagagaaaaaactacaGCAGTAGATGAAGATTTCGACTTCACCGACTATGCAAAGCTTGTGGCTGCAGAAACGGTACAACAACTCGAAAACAaccaggaagaagaagaggaagtggacAACACAGAAATGATTATCATCAATGACAAACGACATGAAACAATAGAAAAAGGGCAAATTTACAAGGACAAAGAAACATTGATAAGTACACTATGCTACTTTGCAATCAAGAAGACATTTCAATACAAAGTAGTGAAATCTTGCACAAAAGAATACAACATAGTGTGTTTGGACACAAACTGCAAATGGAGTTTAAAGGCTACAAAAAATGGAAACACAGAAACATTCATAATAAGGAGCTACGAAGAAGAACACACATGTGCAGTTACAATAAGATTTGGAGATCAACGACAAGCTACATCAAAGTTGATAGCAAATTTTGTAAAACCAAAATTCTTGAACCTGAAAACAAAGTTCAGCCCGGCAGACATAAAGGCAGAAATGAAAGACAAATACGGAATAAAGATGAATTACATGAAAGCATGGCGTAGTAAAGAGCGAGCACAAACCCAGCTACATGGAAATGCTAAAGAGTCGTACAATCTCTTGCCAAGATACCTGTACATGCTACAGAAAACAAATCCag GAACATTAATTGACATAGAGAAAGAGGATGATGACAGTTTCAAATATGCATTTGTTGCATTGAATGCTGCTATAAAAGGTTGGTCAAACTGCAAACCAATCATCGTTGTGGACGGTACATTCCTAAAGGCCGCGTATGGAGGCACGTTGCTCACTGCCAACACACAAGATGCAGAATCGAAAATTTTTCCACTAGCATTTGGAATAGTTGATTCTGAGAACGATAAATCGTGGGAGtggttcttaaaaaaaataaaagaagcatTCGGGGTTCGAGAATATCAATGCCTAATATCAGACAGACATGAAAGCATCATCAAAGCAACTAGGAAAGTGTTCCCTGAAATAACACATGGCTACTGCATCTTCCACCTCTTGTCGAAcctcaaaacaaaattcaaaaaaaatgcaAAGCATTTCAGAGTGCCATTCTTTGCAGCTGCAAAAGCTTACACAGAAATGGAGTTTGAATTCCATATGAGGGAGCTAGACAACTTGGATAAGCGCATAAGACCGTACCTGGAAAAAATTGGCCATGAAAAATGGTCAAGGTATCATTCAGAAAACAACAG GTACTCTACCATGACATCAAACATAGCTGAGGCACTGAACCCAACAAATTTAGCAGCAAGGGAAACACCAGTCACAACATTAATGGAGTGCTTGAGGGCACAAATGCAAGAGTGGACATACAATAATAGAAAGGAGGCACAAAAATGCACAACAAGGCTGACACCATCATCTGAGAAAAAACTCATAGGGAACTATGTACAGTCATTGCGACTAACA GTGAAACCAGCAAACCAAAACCTGTTTGAGGTGATAGATGAAGACAGAACAAGAATAGTAAACTTGAAGGAGAAGACGTGCACATGCAATAGATTTCAAAAAGATGAAATGCCATGTAACCATGCAGTCGCCGTCATGAAGGACTTgaacataaacacatacaactaCTGTGCACAATACTACACATCAAAAGCATGA